One window from the genome of Natrialba magadii ATCC 43099 encodes:
- a CDS encoding CBS domain-containing protein, whose protein sequence is MELASERTKPQVKEYMTRDVVTVSPDSTVGAVAERIAESEEHSGFPVCDRRRVEGFISARDLLLAGDDDPIFKVMTTDLLVAHPEMKVNDAARVILRSGIQKLPVVDDAGNLVGIISNADVIRSQIERATPEKVGKLVRTLEQIHSVSLEQERRTVAIDQLTPTQGRVYADELEGRKYELERGLAEPLVVIDNDGTLLLADGHHRVLAADRLGIDAMDAYVIVVENEIALGMAETAAKEGLESLEDIDVVDYARHPLVQTTKRLQSGE, encoded by the coding sequence ATGGAACTCGCGTCGGAACGGACCAAACCCCAGGTCAAAGAGTATATGACCCGCGACGTGGTGACTGTCTCGCCGGATTCGACCGTCGGCGCGGTTGCCGAGCGAATCGCAGAAAGCGAAGAACACAGCGGTTTTCCGGTCTGTGACCGCCGCCGAGTGGAGGGATTCATCAGCGCTCGCGATCTGCTACTGGCTGGCGACGACGACCCCATATTCAAAGTGATGACCACCGATCTGCTGGTCGCACACCCGGAAATGAAGGTGAACGACGCTGCCCGCGTTATCCTCCGCTCCGGGATTCAGAAACTCCCCGTCGTCGACGACGCGGGCAACCTCGTCGGCATTATCTCGAACGCCGACGTAATCCGCAGCCAGATCGAACGTGCAACGCCCGAAAAGGTCGGCAAACTGGTCCGCACGCTCGAGCAGATCCACAGCGTAAGTCTGGAACAAGAACGTCGCACCGTCGCGATCGATCAACTGACACCGACGCAAGGGCGCGTCTACGCGGACGAACTCGAGGGCCGCAAGTACGAACTCGAGCGCGGGCTGGCAGAGCCGCTGGTCGTCATCGACAACGACGGCACGCTGTTACTAGCGGACGGTCACCACCGCGTGCTCGCGGCCGACCGTCTGGGGATCGACGCGATGGACGCCTACGTGATCGTCGTCGAGAACGAGATCGCACTCGGCATGGCAGAGACCGCTGCGAAGGAGGGACTCGAGTCACTCGAGGATATCGACGTGGTCGACTACGCGCGCCATCCGCTGGTGCAGACGACGAAGCGGTTGCAGTCCGGGGAGTAA
- a CDS encoding DHH family phosphoesterase: protein MVFRLVLGCGTVGRAVAEGLTERDEEGRLLVITADESVAETLRDESIPARRGDPTDLGTLDTIDTPDIVFVGSDRTDVNRQALEMAAAAFPDASITAYMGGNPTMADRNRFTDLADHTVDAASAFAEHVLEETATATASRAIGLYQQLLTIEGPLAVVMHDNPDPDAIASAVALTDIAESVGVAADACYFGDISHQENRAMVNLLDLSLRNLSPGESLDAYGSIALVDHSRPGVNDQLSEDRHVDIVIDHHPPRGPVPSDFVELREQAGATSTILTEYIDRFNLSFESSTATALLYGIRIDTNDFTREVSPADFEAASTLYPHVDTTVLRQIEQPTVEGETLETIARAIKNRVQHDSVAVASVGRIGNRDALPQAADQLLAMEGIDTTLVFGFRDEMAFLSARSRSNDVDLGETLRDGFDQIGSAGGHADMAGAQLEVGILGRLDDEDEVESIVGVAEDVITDRFFEAIRTRPGVPVGTYSRTSRWLFAEEDEWEAIAADREAYATGSENRADDHQ, encoded by the coding sequence ATGGTTTTCCGGCTCGTCCTCGGGTGCGGAACCGTCGGCCGCGCCGTCGCCGAGGGACTCACGGAGCGCGACGAAGAGGGCCGACTCCTCGTCATCACCGCCGACGAGAGCGTCGCCGAAACCCTTCGCGACGAGAGCATCCCCGCCCGCCGCGGCGATCCGACTGATCTCGGTACGCTCGACACCATCGACACGCCCGACATCGTCTTCGTCGGCAGCGACCGAACCGACGTCAACCGACAGGCACTCGAGATGGCTGCCGCTGCGTTCCCCGATGCATCGATCACGGCCTACATGGGCGGCAACCCGACGATGGCAGACAGGAATCGCTTTACCGACCTCGCAGACCACACTGTCGATGCGGCAAGTGCGTTCGCCGAACACGTACTCGAGGAGACCGCGACGGCGACGGCCTCGCGAGCGATCGGCCTCTATCAGCAGTTGCTGACGATTGAGGGGCCGCTTGCAGTCGTGATGCACGACAACCCGGACCCGGACGCAATCGCGAGTGCCGTTGCGCTGACGGATATCGCCGAGTCGGTCGGCGTTGCAGCCGACGCCTGCTACTTCGGCGATATTTCCCACCAGGAGAATCGGGCGATGGTCAACCTGCTCGATCTCTCACTGCGGAATCTCTCACCCGGCGAAAGTCTCGATGCCTACGGATCGATTGCGCTGGTTGATCACTCACGACCCGGTGTCAACGACCAACTGTCGGAGGATCGCCACGTCGATATCGTCATCGATCACCACCCACCACGCGGACCCGTGCCGAGCGATTTCGTCGAGTTGCGCGAGCAAGCCGGCGCGACGAGCACCATCCTGACAGAGTACATCGACCGGTTCAACCTCTCGTTCGAGTCGTCGACGGCGACCGCACTCCTCTATGGTATCCGAATCGACACGAACGATTTCACGCGCGAGGTGTCGCCTGCGGATTTCGAAGCGGCGTCGACGCTGTACCCGCACGTTGACACCACCGTCTTGCGTCAGATCGAACAGCCGACTGTCGAAGGCGAGACACTCGAGACGATCGCCCGCGCGATCAAGAATCGCGTCCAGCACGATTCGGTCGCGGTCGCAAGCGTTGGTCGGATCGGGAACCGAGATGCGCTGCCGCAGGCGGCGGATCAACTCCTCGCGATGGAGGGGATCGACACGACGCTCGTCTTCGGGTTCAGAGACGAGATGGCGTTTCTCTCCGCGCGGTCGCGGTCGAACGACGTAGATCTCGGCGAGACCTTGCGGGACGGTTTCGACCAGATCGGGAGTGCGGGCGGCCACGCCGATATGGCCGGCGCGCAACTCGAGGTCGGGATTCTCGGCAGACTCGACGACGAAGACGAGGTCGAATCAATCGTTGGCGTCGCCGAGGACGTGATCACGGATCGGTTCTTCGAGGCGATTCGGACGCGACCGGGTGTTCCGGTCGGTACCTATAGCCGAACGAGTCGGTGGTTGTTCGCAGAGGAAGACGAGTGGGAAGCCATCGCCGCGGATCGAGAGGCATACGCGACTGGGTCTGAGAACAGAGCCGACGATCACCAGTAA